One window of Thermacetogenium phaeum DSM 12270 genomic DNA carries:
- the scpB gene encoding SMC-Scp complex subunit ScpB codes for MPLIFPQEGMAVLEALLFVASRPLSANTLSRLTGLDEADVEQLLTSLEEVYNRPGRGIMLARVAGGYQLVTRPQYSSYVEKLLQEKEKTPPLSRAALETLSIIAYYQPVTRAQIEAIRGVRVDHILAVLMERGLIQEVGRGSGHGRPILYGSTPAFLEYFGLKDLSELPPLDELEQREE; via the coding sequence ATGCCGCTGATCTTTCCGCAGGAAGGAATGGCGGTGCTGGAGGCCCTGCTTTTTGTAGCATCGCGACCGCTTTCGGCAAACACGCTCAGCCGGCTGACGGGTTTGGACGAGGCGGATGTGGAACAGCTTCTCACCAGCCTAGAGGAGGTTTATAACAGGCCGGGGCGAGGCATTATGCTGGCAAGGGTTGCCGGTGGTTACCAGCTGGTTACCCGCCCGCAATACTCCTCATATGTCGAAAAGCTCTTGCAGGAAAAAGAGAAAACCCCTCCGCTTTCGCGTGCTGCCCTGGAGACTTTAAGCATTATTGCTTATTACCAGCCTGTTACAAGGGCTCAGATCGAAGCGATCCGGGGCGTACGGGTGGATCATATTTTGGCCGTCCTGATGGAGCGGGGACTGATCCAGGAGGTCGGGAGGGGAAGCGGTCACGGTCGGCCGATTCTCTACGGTTCCACCCCGGCATTTCTGGAATATTTTGGGCTTAAAGACCTCTCGGAACTGCCGCCCCTTGACGAACTGGAGCAAAGAGAAGAATAA
- the ytfJ gene encoding GerW family sporulation protein, whose protein sequence is MESIKDMVDVNTIVGDPVETPDGSVIMPVSRVSCGFAAGGADYQPDGGRKDEGALPFGGGSGGGVSVRPVGFLVVGQNQVRLLPVDGNPIAERLIDLAPSLLERLQVMMQQKQEKEEKPAEPSTG, encoded by the coding sequence ATGGAGAGCATTAAAGATATGGTTGACGTCAATACCATCGTGGGGGATCCGGTAGAAACTCCGGATGGAAGCGTCATCATGCCGGTTTCCCGGGTTTCCTGCGGCTTTGCAGCCGGTGGAGCGGACTACCAGCCGGATGGTGGAAGGAAGGATGAAGGAGCTTTACCGTTTGGAGGGGGAAGCGGAGGGGGTGTTTCCGTAAGGCCGGTCGGTTTTCTCGTGGTTGGTCAGAACCAGGTCAGACTTCTTCCCGTTGACGGAAACCCTATCGCCGAACGCCTGATCGATCTGGCGCCGAGTTTGTTGGAAAGGCTGCAGGTCATGATGCAACAGAAACAAGAGAAAGAGGAAAAGCCGGCAGAGCCCTCTACCGGATAA
- a CDS encoding DUF2953 domain-containing protein, translated as MRQADFFFLFCLAAFTVGFLLLVMPVEVHFYYRWKAEGHFLFLKFGIFQGRLAVGTKLLGERSEKSFRLVNTLGIKAQGRAASDERTRFSFTRWGGLKFPYSRELIRNAERLAKNSRCRRLVWETDLGFQDYALTGVATGVIWAAKGIALGGLSRFLKIDSEGLRVDVTPHFGSPRLETRLDCILMTRLGYIINTFSYFLIWWIKITWRRGVSRSGEPSDRNSHENRHGEH; from the coding sequence TTGCGCCAGGCTGATTTCTTTTTTCTTTTCTGTTTGGCTGCCTTTACCGTGGGCTTTCTTCTCCTGGTGATGCCGGTGGAGGTTCACTTCTACTACCGGTGGAAGGCAGAGGGGCATTTTCTTTTTCTGAAGTTCGGGATTTTTCAGGGTAGACTGGCCGTCGGCACCAAGTTGTTAGGTGAGCGGAGCGAAAAAAGCTTCCGGCTGGTCAACACCTTGGGTATTAAGGCGCAGGGAAGAGCGGCAAGCGACGAGCGTACCCGTTTCTCATTTACCCGGTGGGGAGGGTTAAAGTTTCCTTATTCTCGGGAATTAATCAGGAATGCTGAAAGATTGGCGAAGAACAGTCGCTGCAGGCGACTGGTGTGGGAAACGGATCTTGGCTTTCAGGATTACGCTCTTACCGGTGTGGCTACCGGGGTGATCTGGGCTGCAAAAGGAATTGCTCTGGGAGGCTTATCCCGTTTCTTAAAGATTGATTCCGAAGGTTTGCGGGTCGATGTCACTCCTCACTTTGGTTCCCCTCGCCTGGAAACCAGACTGGACTGTATATTGATGACGCGATTGGGTTATATTATAAACACATTTAGTTATTTTTTGATCTGGTGGATAAAGATCACATGGAGAAGAGGGGTGAGCAGGAGTGGCGAACCATCCGATCGAAACTCTCATGAGAACCGCCATGGAGAGCATTAA
- a CDS encoding segregation and condensation protein A, which translates to MKYQVKLEVYNGPLDLLLRLLEKEEIPARDVSVSSIIEQFFEHFRGTGSNDIEEGGRFLVLAAALLSLKARLLLPRPRRQEEERGYCNEEDDQEGLAETSLQDYLLIVKAAAILDERAREWRRSYPRSLNIVREQRGVQEDVSLLVRAFQRVLAERPSPPAAYVVENSACDLEEAIENVKKMAQERPEGLLFRELFTDKSGKEEVIAVFLAVLELVFQGEIKVWQDRETGEIHLLA; encoded by the coding sequence TTGAAATACCAGGTCAAACTGGAAGTATATAATGGGCCCCTGGATCTTCTTCTAAGACTTTTGGAAAAAGAGGAAATACCGGCAAGAGATGTCTCTGTTTCTTCCATAATTGAGCAGTTTTTTGAGCATTTCAGAGGAACGGGTTCTAATGATATTGAGGAAGGCGGCCGCTTTCTGGTACTGGCGGCTGCTCTTTTGTCTTTAAAGGCGCGCCTCCTGCTGCCGCGGCCGAGAAGGCAGGAAGAGGAGAGAGGATATTGTAATGAGGAGGATGACCAGGAAGGTCTAGCAGAGACGAGCTTACAAGACTACCTTTTAATTGTGAAAGCGGCTGCGATCCTGGACGAGCGCGCCAGGGAATGGCGCCGCAGCTACCCCCGTTCTTTAAATATCGTCAGGGAGCAAAGAGGTGTCCAGGAGGATGTATCCCTACTCGTCAGGGCCTTTCAGAGGGTTCTGGCCGAACGGCCGTCACCGCCCGCTGCCTATGTGGTCGAGAATTCAGCCTGTGATCTCGAAGAAGCGATTGAAAATGTCAAAAAAATGGCGCAAGAAAGGCCGGAAGGCCTTCTTTTCAGGGAACTCTTCACCGATAAATCCGGTAAAGAAGAGGTTATTGCCGTTTTCCTCGCCGTTCTCGAGCTCGTTTTTCAAGGGGAGATCAAGGTCTGGCAGGACCGGGAGACGGGCGAAATACATCTTTTGGCGTGA